The following are from one region of the Candidatus Rokuibacteriota bacterium genome:
- a CDS encoding AMP-binding protein, with amino-acid sequence MRPKAGPNPYLDATAGQMLARVAARYPDREAMVAAARRITYKELLRESERVARGLLALGIAKDDKVALWLPNRPAWLFVQQACAMIGAVAVALNTRYKAHELAYILGQSDATTLILADHLGRVDFLETLNEVLPGLRDGEPGDLAVREFPTLKRVIVDAEDPYPGCLRLSDILEAGDEPEWQAALERARASVTPDDPWTILYTSGTTSFPKGALISHRNAVPHGWYSGEALRVTPTDRVLHALPMTGTWGGLCIPLSTFSHGACLVVMESFDAAVALHLIEREGITIWNAVDAMAIAVLDHPDLARRKRSTLRTGGFGMTGGGRDGLFEEILRTLGVPQAYQPYGMTELNALSMLHDLDESDASRALPGVWPADGLDVRVVDPETGEDMPVGREGELWFHGRLVTRGYYKKPEETAKAFTPDGWFKSGDLAVRDVEGRTIFKGRLREVLRISHFMVAPAEIEAFIMTHPKVLQAFVIGVPDPKLNEAAVAYVIPKPGERLTETDIITHCKGKIASYEGPPPRPHRRRRPPHPRPPRRQSPKNQAPRSLPRRAQVGPSPYPLPRGAREEGIEKRTGRRGWGVGDAPRTPVLLGVAVRAERPSREARAGWIGTPRPRPRRRIPAPPRLKPPRASRMLRGHRNPAPRQGDPP; translated from the coding sequence ATGCGGCCGAAGGCGGGCCCCAATCCCTATCTCGACGCGACGGCGGGCCAGATGCTGGCCCGCGTCGCCGCCCGCTACCCCGACCGCGAGGCCATGGTCGCCGCCGCCCGGCGCATCACGTACAAGGAGCTGCTGCGCGAGAGCGAGCGCGTCGCGCGCGGGCTACTGGCGCTCGGTATCGCGAAGGACGACAAGGTCGCGCTGTGGCTGCCCAACCGCCCGGCGTGGCTCTTCGTCCAGCAGGCCTGCGCGATGATCGGCGCCGTCGCGGTCGCGCTCAACACGCGGTACAAGGCGCACGAGCTCGCGTACATCCTCGGCCAGTCGGATGCGACGACGCTGATCCTTGCCGATCACCTCGGGCGGGTAGATTTCCTCGAGACGCTGAACGAAGTGCTGCCGGGCCTGCGCGACGGCGAGCCGGGCGATCTCGCGGTGCGAGAATTCCCGACGCTCAAGCGCGTGATCGTGGACGCGGAGGATCCCTACCCCGGCTGTCTGCGCCTCAGCGACATCCTCGAGGCGGGCGACGAGCCCGAGTGGCAGGCCGCGCTCGAGCGGGCGCGCGCGAGCGTGACGCCGGACGACCCGTGGACCATCCTCTACACCTCGGGCACCACGTCGTTCCCGAAGGGCGCGCTGATCAGCCACCGGAACGCGGTGCCTCACGGCTGGTACTCGGGCGAGGCGCTCCGCGTCACGCCCACCGACCGCGTGCTCCACGCCCTGCCGATGACGGGCACCTGGGGCGGACTCTGCATACCGCTCTCGACCTTCTCCCATGGCGCCTGTCTGGTCGTGATGGAGAGCTTCGACGCGGCGGTGGCCCTCCACCTGATCGAGCGCGAGGGCATCACGATCTGGAACGCGGTGGACGCCATGGCCATCGCGGTCCTGGACCACCCGGACCTCGCCCGCCGCAAGCGCTCGACGCTCCGCACCGGCGGCTTCGGCATGACGGGCGGCGGGCGCGACGGCCTCTTCGAGGAGATCCTGCGCACGCTCGGAGTTCCTCAGGCCTACCAGCCCTACGGCATGACGGAGCTGAACGCGCTCTCCATGCTCCACGACCTCGACGAGAGCGACGCATCCCGCGCGCTGCCCGGCGTCTGGCCCGCCGACGGACTCGACGTGCGCGTCGTGGATCCCGAGACGGGCGAGGACATGCCCGTGGGGCGCGAGGGCGAGCTGTGGTTCCACGGCCGGCTCGTGACGCGCGGCTACTACAAGAAGCCCGAGGAGACGGCCAAGGCCTTCACTCCTGACGGCTGGTTCAAGTCAGGCGACCTCGCCGTGCGCGACGTCGAGGGCCGCACCATCTTCAAGGGCCGCCTGCGCGAGGTCCTGCGGATCAGCCACTTCATGGTGGCGCCGGCCGAGATCGAGGCCTTCATCATGACGCACCCGAAAGTGCTCCAGGCCTTTGTCATCGGCGTCCCCGACCCCAAGCTGAACGAGGCCGCCGTCGCCTACGTCATCCCGAAGCCCGGCGAGCGCCTCACCGAAACCGACATCATCACCCACTGCAAAGGCAAGATCGCCTCCTACGAAGGTCCCCCGCCACGTCCGCATCGTCGCCGACGTCCCCCGCACCCCAGGCCCCCACGGCGACAAAGTCCAAAAAACCAAGCTCCGCGATCTCTTCCTCGCCGAGCACAAGTAGGCCCCTCACCCTACCCTCTCCCCAGAGGGGCGAGGGAAGAGGGAATCGAGAAGCGAACGGGGAGGCGGGGGTGGGGCGTCGGGGATGCCCCCCGAACCCCCGTGCTGTTGGGGGTCGCAGTTCGAGCTGAGCGACCCAGTCGCGAGGCGAGGGCTGGGTGGATCGGCACCCCGAGGCCCCGCCCCCGCCGGCGCATCCCGGCTCCACCACGGTTGAAGCCCCCTCGCGCGTCGCGTATGCTTCGGGGGCACCGCAACCCAGCGCCGAGACAAGGAGACCCACCGTGA
- a CDS encoding CoA transferase has translation MSEPARALSDLRVVDCSRLIAGGVLATILADLGADVIKVENPKGGDPLRTWSKSLGELWWKVYARGKRAITLNLTTPEGQALLRRLVTTADVLIENYVPGTFEKWGLGWDALSKENPRLVMVRVSGWGQDGPYRDRPGFGTMVEAMSGFAATTGPAESPTLPSFPMADMVAAQAGAVAVLAALHHRDRVSGRGQMIDVPLYEPLLAILGPNALEYRAHGIVRERIGNRSHNASPRGTYKTQEGKWVALSASTPASAEALFKALGLEGLLADPRFATNDARIANGEAVDHAIAEAIGRRSREEIVRLFETEGLTAAPVYDIADIMEDPHFKARRTFVELPDPELGTVTMSAPTPRLSETPGSIRWAGPALGAHNREVFAHELGLSDAELEKLKANGII, from the coding sequence ATGAGCGAGCCCGCGCGAGCGCTCTCCGACCTCCGCGTGGTGGACTGCTCGCGCCTCATCGCCGGCGGGGTGCTGGCCACGATCCTGGCCGACCTCGGCGCCGACGTCATCAAGGTCGAGAACCCCAAGGGCGGCGACCCGCTGCGCACTTGGTCCAAATCGCTCGGCGAGCTCTGGTGGAAAGTCTACGCGCGCGGCAAGCGCGCGATCACGCTCAACCTGACCACGCCCGAAGGCCAGGCCCTTCTCCGCCGCCTCGTCACAACCGCCGACGTCCTGATCGAGAACTACGTCCCCGGCACGTTCGAGAAGTGGGGCCTCGGCTGGGACGCGCTCTCGAAGGAGAACCCGCGCCTCGTCATGGTGCGCGTCTCCGGCTGGGGACAGGACGGCCCCTACCGCGACCGCCCGGGCTTCGGCACCATGGTCGAGGCCATGTCGGGCTTCGCCGCGACGACGGGCCCGGCGGAGTCGCCCACCCTGCCCTCCTTCCCCATGGCCGACATGGTCGCCGCGCAGGCGGGCGCCGTCGCGGTGCTCGCGGCGCTCCACCACCGCGACCGCGTCTCGGGACGCGGGCAGATGATCGACGTGCCGCTCTACGAGCCGCTGCTGGCCATCCTCGGTCCAAACGCGCTCGAGTACCGCGCGCATGGAATCGTCCGCGAGCGCATCGGCAACCGCTCCCACAACGCGAGCCCGCGCGGCACGTACAAGACGCAGGAAGGGAAATGGGTCGCGCTCTCGGCCTCGACTCCTGCCTCCGCAGAAGCGTTGTTCAAGGCACTGGGTCTCGAAGGCCTCCTCGCGGACCCGCGCTTCGCCACCAACGACGCGCGCATCGCCAACGGCGAGGCCGTCGACCATGCGATCGCCGAGGCCATCGGCAGGCGCTCGCGCGAAGAAATCGTCCGGCTCTTCGAGACTGAAGGGCTGACCGCGGCGCCCGTCTACGACATTGCCGACATCATGGAAGACCCGCACTTCAAGGCGCGGCGCACCTTCGTGGAGCTGCCGGATCCCGAGCTCGGCACGGTCACCATGAGCGCCCCCACGCCGCGCCTGTCCGAGACGCCGGGCTCCATCCGCTGGGCGGGCCCGGCGCTGGGCGCCCACAACCGCGAGGTCTTTGCTCACGAGCTGGGCCTCTCGGACGCCGAACTCGAGAAGCTGAAGGCCAACGGAATCATCTGA
- a CDS encoding methyltransferase domain-containing protein, which translates to MATFSAPLLERTYSTADVVEQRARVRAKVVPKRSEHGLDIGCGPGLLACELARDVGPTGRMVGIDQSSDMVSMSGERARRSALAGRTEFAVGDAVELHFPAQNFDFLTAVQVYEYVADLPRALSEAYRVLRPGGRLIVMDSDWDSCVWQADDGDRHARVLRAWEAHFVHPHLPALLPRLLGQAGFAFKSLSVVPMVNLHPDDTTYSGSLIDVVARFVSRKSGISKDMAQAWADDVRGQDLHGRYFFSLSRFLFLAERPMTGG; encoded by the coding sequence GTGGCGACCTTCAGCGCTCCCCTCCTCGAGCGGACCTACTCCACGGCCGATGTGGTGGAGCAGCGCGCCCGCGTCCGGGCCAAGGTGGTGCCCAAGCGCAGCGAGCACGGGCTCGATATCGGCTGCGGCCCCGGCCTCCTGGCCTGCGAGCTGGCGCGCGACGTCGGCCCAACGGGCCGCATGGTCGGCATCGACCAGAGCTCCGATATGGTCTCGATGTCGGGCGAGCGCGCCCGCCGCTCGGCGCTGGCCGGGCGCACGGAGTTCGCCGTCGGCGACGCGGTGGAGCTCCACTTCCCCGCACAGAACTTCGACTTCCTGACGGCGGTCCAGGTCTACGAGTACGTCGCCGACCTGCCGCGGGCTCTCAGCGAGGCGTACCGCGTGCTGAGACCGGGCGGGCGTCTCATCGTGATGGACAGCGACTGGGACTCCTGCGTCTGGCAGGCGGATGACGGCGACCGGCACGCGCGCGTGCTGCGGGCGTGGGAGGCGCACTTCGTCCACCCGCACTTGCCCGCGCTGCTGCCGCGGCTCCTGGGCCAGGCCGGCTTCGCGTTCAAGAGCCTCTCCGTGGTGCCGATGGTCAACCTCCACCCGGACGACACGACCTACAGCGGCAGTCTGATCGACGTGGTCGCGCGCTTCGTGAGCCGCAAGTCGGGCATCTCCAAGGACATGGCGCAGGCCTGGGCGGACGACGTTCGAGGGCAGGATCTCCACGGGCGCTACTTCTTCAGCCTCTCGCGCTTCCTCTTCCTGGCCGAGCGGCCGATGACGGGAGGCTAG
- a CDS encoding SDR family oxidoreductase: MRLTGKVAIVTGAGTGLGRAIAIMFAREGAKVTLNGRRAEPLEKAAAEIAQAGGTALACAGDVTKAADVKRMVEATVKTFGRLDILVNNVGGIPERGPVLALSEEGFRKTLEVNLTSAFLCSKQALPELIKTKGNIVNVASLAGLRGAPNNTAYGAAKGGMVILTKDMAVDYAPQGVRINAICPAYVETDLNRDLLANMKKTGEYEALVRMHPLGRLGEPDDVAYAAVYLASDEAKWITGLPLSVDGGISAIR; the protein is encoded by the coding sequence ATGCGTCTCACGGGCAAGGTGGCGATCGTCACGGGCGCGGGGACGGGCTTGGGCCGCGCCATCGCGATCATGTTCGCCCGAGAGGGCGCGAAGGTGACGCTCAACGGGCGGCGCGCCGAGCCGCTGGAGAAGGCGGCGGCCGAGATCGCGCAGGCCGGTGGCACGGCGCTCGCGTGCGCGGGCGACGTGACCAAGGCGGCCGACGTCAAGAGGATGGTCGAGGCGACGGTGAAAACGTTCGGAAGGCTCGACATCCTCGTCAACAACGTGGGCGGCATCCCCGAGCGCGGTCCGGTCCTGGCCCTGAGCGAAGAGGGCTTCAGGAAGACGCTCGAGGTCAACCTCACGAGCGCCTTCCTCTGCTCCAAGCAGGCGCTGCCCGAGCTCATCAAGACCAAGGGCAATATCGTCAACGTCGCCTCGCTGGCGGGCCTCCGCGGCGCGCCGAACAACACCGCGTACGGCGCGGCCAAGGGCGGCATGGTCATCCTGACCAAGGATATGGCCGTGGACTACGCGCCCCAGGGCGTGCGCATCAACGCCATCTGCCCCGCCTACGTCGAGACGGACCTCAACCGCGATCTCCTGGCGAACATGAAGAAGACGGGCGAGTACGAGGCGCTCGTGAGGATGCACCCGCTCGGCCGCCTGGGCGAGCCCGATGACGTCGCCTACGCAGCGGTTTATCTCGCCTCCGACGAGGCCAAGTGGATCACCGGCCTGCCGCTCTCCGTGGACGGAGGAATCAGCGCGATCCGGTAG